A genomic window from Candidatus Bathyarchaeota archaeon includes:
- the larE gene encoding ATP-dependent sacrificial sulfur transferase LarE, which yields MTKKVDEIKHFIANKGKNGVVIAFSGGVDSTTLAALCYEVLGPKAVAVTAISPTYTTKELEDSENAAKQIGIKQHIVKTYELSNENFRKNPENRCYFCKKELLKQMQEIAKKLGFKAIFEGTNFSELTGHRPGFVAVQESKNVYSPWAANKFTRQEIRLVAKGLGLSVFNKPSNACLASRIPFNEQITAEKLDRIAQAEQIIRNLTGVTQLRVRDHNSFARIEVPKNEINLFSKNEVLDKIVKELKAIGFKFVTVDLEGYRTGSMLGTLDN from the coding sequence CTGACCAAAAAAGTTGACGAAATTAAACATTTTATTGCAAACAAAGGAAAAAACGGTGTAGTAATAGCTTTTTCTGGCGGAGTGGATAGCACAACCCTTGCGGCATTATGTTACGAGGTTCTGGGACCAAAAGCAGTTGCTGTAACTGCAATATCCCCAACTTACACAACTAAAGAATTGGAAGATTCAGAAAATGCTGCAAAACAAATCGGAATAAAACAACACATAGTGAAAACGTATGAGTTGTCAAATGAAAATTTTAGAAAGAATCCCGAAAACCGTTGTTATTTTTGTAAAAAAGAGTTACTAAAACAAATGCAAGAAATTGCAAAAAAACTAGGATTTAAAGCCATCTTTGAGGGAACTAACTTCAGTGAGTTAACTGGACACAGACCAGGTTTTGTGGCAGTTCAAGAATCAAAAAACGTTTACAGCCCATGGGCAGCCAACAAGTTCACCCGTCAAGAAATTCGGTTAGTAGCTAAAGGTTTGGGGTTATCTGTTTTTAATAAGCCATCTAATGCGTGTTTGGCGTCTAGAATACCTTTTAATGAACAAATTACTGCTGAAAAACTAGATAGAATCGCCCAAGCAGAGCAGATAATTCGAAACCTCACGGGCGTAACACAGCTACGAGTTCGAGACCATAACAGCTTTGCCCGAATTGAAGTTCCAAAAAATGAAATCAACCTTTTCAGTAAAAATGAAGTGTTGGATAAAATCGTTAAAGAATTGAAAGCAATAGGATTCAAGTTTGTTACAGTTGACCTTGAGGGTTACCGCACAGGAAGTATGCTTGGAACTTTGGACAATTAG
- the psmB gene encoding archaeal proteasome endopeptidase complex subunit beta: protein MPGATTVGLVFDGGVILASEKRVTYGSMVMSKTGKKVFKIAEKVGVACAGLVSDMQILAREISAQATLFTLDTKRPMSVKAASKVTANVLFNRRMYPLYIQTIVGGMDGDGAAIYVLDVLGSLLPDDYAAVGTGATMATGVLEQGYRTKMSLEEAKELTLKSIKSAVRRDSMSGDGVDLMVITKDGVQEETVNF, encoded by the coding sequence ATGCCCGGAGCTACCACAGTAGGTCTAGTTTTTGATGGTGGAGTAATTTTAGCTTCCGAAAAACGAGTTACTTATGGCTCCATGGTAATGAGCAAAACTGGAAAGAAGGTTTTTAAAATCGCTGAAAAAGTCGGTGTAGCATGTGCAGGGTTGGTCTCGGACATGCAAATTTTGGCAAGAGAAATCTCCGCCCAGGCAACACTCTTCACGTTAGACACAAAACGCCCCATGAGCGTAAAAGCAGCATCCAAAGTCACAGCAAACGTTTTGTTCAACAGACGAATGTACCCGTTATATATCCAAACAATTGTGGGGGGAATGGATGGCGATGGAGCTGCAATATATGTGCTTGATGTTTTGGGTTCCCTTTTGCCCGACGATTATGCAGCAGTAGGAACTGGAGCCACCATGGCAACTGGTGTTCTGGAACAAGGCTACAGAACAAAAATGTCCTTAGAAGAAGCAAAAGAATTAACTCTGAAATCAATAAAATCTGCAGTTCGCAGAGATTCCATGAGCGGTGACGGCGTGGATTTGATGGTTATTACAAAAGATGGGGTTCAAGAAGAAACCGTCAACTTTTGA